In Lacerta agilis isolate rLacAgi1 chromosome 1, rLacAgi1.pri, whole genome shotgun sequence, the following proteins share a genomic window:
- the FOXA1 gene encoding hepatocyte nuclear factor 3-alpha yields MLGTVKMEGHETSDWNSYYADTQEAYSTVPVGNMNSGLGSMNSMNTYMSMNAMTTSGNMTSGSFNVSYANPSLGAGLSPGASGGAMNSMSMGSALSPGGMNAMGSPQASLNGLGAYGAMGPPCMSPMGYAAPSLSRGGRDAKSFKRSYPHAKPPYSYISLITMAIQQAPSKMLTLSEIYQWIMDLFPYYRQNQQRWQNSIRHSLSFNDCFVKVARSPDKPGKGSYWTLHPDSGNMFENGCYLRRQKRFKCDKQSGGGKAGQGAVGGGGGGGGNGSEGRKDPGGGGGSPLHRGAKGGQLESAPSNPGSGSPQGLDHSGSGAELKPSAASSAAAAAAAAAAAAAAAVAAASVPPGPSLASLGHPGHSLGHHESQLHLKGDPHYSFNHPFSINNLMSSSEQQHKLDFKAYEQALQYSSYGAGLPGGLPLGSASMGGRGGIEPSALEPSYYQGVYSRPVLNTS; encoded by the exons ATGTTAGGGACCGTGAAAATGGAAGGGCACGAGACAAGCGATTGGAACAGCTACTACGCCGACACGCAGGAG GCCTACTCGACTGTGCCCGTGGGCAACATGAACTCTGGCCTGGGCTCCATGAACTCCATGAACACCTACATGAGCATGAACGCCATGACTACCAGCGGCAACATGACGTCGGGCTCCTTCAACGTGTCCTACGCCAACCCCAGCCTGGGCGCGGGCCTGAGCCCTGGGGCATCGGGGGGCGCCATGAACAGCATGTCCATGGGCTCGGCGCTCAGCCCCGGCGGCATGAACGCGATGGGCAGCCCGCAGGCCTCTCTGAACGGGCTGGGAGCCTACGGGGCCATGGGCCCTCCGTGCATGAGCCCCATGGGGTACGCCGCGCCGTCGCTGAGCCGCGGCGGGCGCGATGCCAAGAGCTTCAAGCGCAGCTACCCGCACGCCAAGCCGCCCTACTCGTACATCTCGCTCATTACCATGGCCATCCAGCAGGCGCCCAGCAAGATGCTCACGCTGAGCGAGATCTACCAGTGGATCATGGACCTGTTCCCCTACTACCGCCAGAACCAGCAGCGCTGGCAGAACTCCATCCGCCACTCGCTCTCCTTCAACGATTGCTTCGTCAAGGTGGCGCGCTCGCCGGACAAGCCCGGCAAGGGCTCCTACTGGACGCTGCATCCGGACTCGGGCAACATGTTCGAGAACGGCTGCTACCTGCGCCGGCAGAAGCGCTTCAAGTGCGACAAGCAGTCCGGAGGCGGCAAAGCGGGACAAGGTGCCGTcgggggaggtggtggtggtggtggtaacgGCAGCGAAGGCAGGAAAGaccccggaggaggaggaggttcgcCTTTGCACCGAGGCGCCAAAGGAGGCCAGCTAGAGTCCGCCCCTTCGAATCCCGGCTCGGGCAGCCCGCAAGGCCTGGACCACAGCGGGAGCGGAGCGGAGCTGAAGCCGTCGGCGGCCTCCTCcgccgcggctgctgctgctgcggcggcggcggctgccgcggcagcagtggcagcggccTCGGTGCCCCCCGGGCCGAGCTTGGCCTCGCTGGGTCACCCGGGCCACTCGCTGGGTCACCACGAGTCTCAGCTGCACCTCAAGGGCGACCCGCACTATTCCTTCAACCACCCGTTCTCTATCAACAACCTCATGTCCTCCTCGGAACAGCAGCACAAGCTGGACTTCAAGGCTTACGAGCAAGCGCTGCAATATTCCTCCTACGGGGCCGGGCTGCCGGGAGGGCTGCCTCTGGGCAGCGCGTCCATGGGCGGCCGGGGAGGCATTGAGCCCTCGGCCCTGGAGCCGTCCTACTACCAAGGTGTGTATTCCAGACCCGTCCTAAATACGTCTTAG